A window from Flavobacteriales bacterium encodes these proteins:
- the tig gene encoding trigger factor: MNITQESIDDLNAKLKVEVSANDYEAKVQEVIVNYRKTASIPGFRKGKVPMGQVKKMIGKSVLVDEVNKLLQEAIYKHITENKVEVLGNPLPLTSEVDWDNATDFTFEYEMGLAPDFKVALDKKGKFDFLKIVADKKMVDHYVNDMAKRFGKMTQPAKSEKTDLMMGEFTQLDADGNVLEGGVNHTASVALDIIQDKKAQKALIGLAEGDEVKLRVNKGFSNDAHHMLNIKKEELETLDADFNFKVNKISRMEPAELNQELFDKTFGKDTVKSEKEFRAKIKEEVEKSFVSESDNKLKNDVILHLIKKTKMSLPDTFLKKWLVTTNEQGLTAEQVEAEYEQYSKSLKWQLIENKIIKENNLEVKNEDVLAHAKELIVSNFAQYGQPAPEDKKLEEIAVQVLGNEEERKKIYNQLYDVKTMALYKEKFTLKDKEVTYDEFVKLATEK, from the coding sequence ATGAATATCACGCAAGAGAGCATAGACGATTTGAATGCTAAACTTAAAGTAGAAGTTTCGGCAAATGATTATGAAGCTAAAGTACAAGAGGTTATTGTCAATTACAGAAAGACGGCTAGTATCCCTGGTTTTCGTAAGGGTAAAGTGCCAATGGGGCAGGTCAAAAAAATGATTGGTAAATCCGTATTGGTAGATGAAGTGAATAAATTGCTTCAAGAAGCTATCTACAAGCACATTACCGAAAATAAAGTTGAAGTATTAGGAAATCCTTTGCCATTAACGTCAGAAGTGGATTGGGACAATGCCACAGACTTTACTTTCGAATACGAGATGGGTTTAGCTCCTGATTTCAAGGTTGCTCTAGACAAAAAAGGCAAATTTGACTTTTTGAAAATTGTAGCGGACAAGAAAATGGTGGACCACTATGTTAATGATATGGCCAAACGTTTCGGGAAAATGACTCAACCAGCCAAGTCTGAAAAAACAGATTTAATGATGGGTGAGTTTACTCAATTAGATGCTGATGGCAATGTGTTGGAAGGTGGTGTTAATCATACTGCATCGGTAGCATTGGATATTATTCAAGATAAAAAAGCTCAAAAAGCCTTAATTGGATTAGCAGAAGGTGATGAAGTTAAATTGCGTGTCAATAAGGGTTTTTCTAACGATGCACATCACATGCTAAATATTAAGAAAGAAGAATTAGAGACTCTTGACGCAGATTTCAATTTTAAAGTGAACAAAATTAGCCGAATGGAACCGGCTGAATTGAATCAAGAGTTATTTGATAAGACTTTTGGCAAAGACACCGTAAAAAGCGAAAAAGAATTTAGAGCCAAAATAAAAGAAGAAGTAGAAAAATCCTTCGTTAGCGAAAGCGATAACAAATTAAAAAATGACGTTATTCTACATCTTATCAAAAAAACTAAAATGAGTTTGCCTGACACTTTTTTGAAGAAATGGCTAGTGACTACTAACGAACAAGGTTTGACTGCAGAGCAGGTAGAAGCTGAGTACGAGCAATATTCTAAAAGTTTGAAATGGCAGTTGATAGAAAATAAAATTATCAAGGAGAATAATTTAGAAGTGAAAAATGAAGATGTTTTAGCACACGCCAAAGAACTAATCGTTTCTAACTTTGCACAATACGGTCAACCAGCACCAGAAGATAAAAAGCTAGAAGAAATAGCTGTCCAAGTGTTGGGTAACGAAGAAGAACGTAAAAAAATATACAATCAGTTGTACGATGTAAAAACAATGGCATTGTATAAAGAAAAGTTTACTCTTAAAGATAAAGAGGTGACTTACGATGAATTTGTTAAATTAGCAACTGAAAAATAA
- a CDS encoding GNAT family N-acetyltransferase: protein MMIKSRVKRRQFFTRKFKPSIRIIAHTHSRDFLGWVAMTEDDQAVGWVNLTFQKDKVIKFQDAFVSMDFRGRGIYNMLWQARMNWVEKNYAGKGYTIESWCKDTSIHQFIKQDFEIGETATRVYKEI from the coding sequence ATGATGATTAAGTCTAGAGTTAAGAGAAGGCAATTTTTTACAAGAAAGTTTAAGCCAAGTATTCGAATAATTGCGCATACTCATTCTCGAGATTTTTTAGGTTGGGTGGCTATGACCGAAGACGACCAAGCTGTTGGCTGGGTTAATTTGACCTTCCAGAAAGATAAAGTTATCAAATTTCAAGACGCTTTTGTTTCTATGGATTTTCGAGGACGTGGCATTTACAATATGTTGTGGCAAGCTCGTATGAATTGGGTCGAAAAAAATTATGCTGGTAAAGGCTATACCATAGAGTCTTGGTGTAAAGATACTTCTATACATCAATTTATAAAGCAAGACTTTGAAATTGGTGAAACAGCAACTCGAGTTTATAAAGAGATTTAA
- a CDS encoding rhodanese-like domain-containing protein has translation MINSIKAFFGITPAIDFAKKVKEGALILDVRSPAEFENNHIKGAVNIPLNTLSKKLNKLKKDRVIITCCASGIRSASAKSILEANGFESVYNGRGWHSLNQKIQDQ, from the coding sequence ATGATAAATAGCATAAAAGCGTTTTTTGGTATCACGCCAGCAATTGATTTCGCCAAAAAAGTAAAAGAAGGCGCACTAATTTTAGACGTTCGTAGCCCAGCTGAATTTGAAAACAACCATATAAAAGGAGCCGTAAATATTCCATTGAATACTCTGAGTAAAAAATTGAATAAACTTAAAAAGGATAGGGTTATTATTACGTGTTGTGCATCAGGAATACGAAGCGCATCAGCAAAAAGTATACTAGAGGCTAATGGATTTGAATCTGTTTATAACGGTAGAGGGTGGCACAGTCTAAATCAAAAAATCCAAGACCAGTAA
- a CDS encoding M3 family oligoendopeptidase has product MESNTAKIPTRPKRQFIDENLMVDSWEKIEVYFKSLLAREINSVTDLEQWMLNRSELESVLEEEQAWRYIKMNIDTTDQKLAKDFAFWIQEISPKVAPFSHQLNVKLNNSPYLKELDNEKYRIYLRGLQKAIEIYREENIPLMVEMETKQQEYGAIAAKMTVEIDGQKMTMQKAAQYLKDTDRDKREEVFNIINARRLQDVEALDQLFDELIALRQQIAKNAGFENYRDYKFAAMGRFDYTPADCYAFHDSIAKEIVPIIEDFDKSRMDKMGLENYKPWDTSVDASGKAPLKPFEGGQDLINKSIRCFERLRPYYGECLNTMKAMNHLDLESKEGKAPGGFNYPLYEIGVPFIYMNAVGSQRDLVTMVHEGGHAIHSFLSRDLPLADFKSVPSEVAELASMSMELISMDTWDEFYDNQEELNRAKKEQMQKVLEGLPWIAAIDRFQQWIYTTPHTADERRTEWDKIMSELSSSIVNWEGHEKAHQNIWQRQLHLYEVPFYYIEYGMAQLGAIAMWRSYKQLGKTALDNYDAALKLGYTKSIGELYQTAGIEFNFSQDYVKELADFIKTELANMN; this is encoded by the coding sequence ATGGAAAGTAATACTGCAAAAATACCAACTCGACCAAAAAGACAATTTATTGATGAAAATTTAATGGTTGATAGTTGGGAAAAAATTGAAGTTTATTTTAAATCCTTATTGGCTAGAGAGATTAATTCTGTAACTGACTTGGAGCAATGGATGCTCAATAGGAGTGAATTAGAATCCGTTTTGGAGGAAGAACAGGCTTGGAGATACATCAAGATGAACATTGATACCACAGACCAAAAATTAGCTAAAGATTTTGCTTTTTGGATTCAAGAGATATCTCCCAAAGTAGCTCCTTTTTCACATCAATTAAATGTAAAACTTAATAACAGTCCATATTTGAAAGAATTGGACAATGAAAAATACCGCATATACCTTAGAGGTTTGCAAAAAGCTATTGAAATATATAGAGAAGAAAATATTCCTTTGATGGTTGAAATGGAAACCAAGCAACAAGAATATGGTGCTATTGCAGCCAAGATGACTGTTGAAATAGATGGTCAAAAAATGACTATGCAAAAAGCAGCTCAGTATTTGAAGGATACGGATAGAGATAAACGTGAAGAAGTGTTTAATATTATTAACGCTAGACGATTGCAAGATGTTGAAGCTCTTGACCAATTATTTGATGAATTGATAGCACTGCGTCAACAAATTGCTAAAAACGCTGGTTTTGAAAATTACAGAGATTACAAATTTGCAGCTATGGGACGTTTCGATTATACCCCAGCAGACTGCTACGCTTTTCACGATTCTATAGCTAAAGAGATAGTACCTATCATAGAAGACTTTGACAAAAGCCGAATGGACAAGATGGGATTAGAAAATTATAAGCCTTGGGACACCTCAGTAGATGCAAGTGGCAAAGCCCCTCTCAAACCTTTTGAAGGTGGGCAGGATTTAATCAATAAATCTATCCGTTGTTTTGAGCGTTTACGCCCCTATTATGGCGAGTGTTTAAATACTATGAAGGCTATGAATCATTTGGATTTGGAGTCTAAAGAAGGAAAAGCACCGGGGGGATTTAATTACCCTTTGTATGAGATAGGTGTTCCTTTTATTTATATGAATGCGGTAGGTTCGCAAAGAGATTTGGTGACCATGGTACACGAAGGTGGACACGCTATTCATTCTTTTTTAAGTAGAGATTTGCCCTTGGCTGATTTCAAAAGCGTTCCTTCAGAAGTGGCTGAACTAGCCTCTATGTCTATGGAGCTAATATCTATGGATACATGGGATGAGTTTTACGACAACCAAGAAGAACTTAACAGAGCAAAGAAAGAACAAATGCAAAAAGTCTTGGAAGGTTTGCCTTGGATTGCAGCTATTGACAGATTCCAACAATGGATTTATACCACACCGCATACGGCTGACGAAAGACGTACCGAATGGGATAAAATTATGTCTGAATTAAGTAGTTCAATAGTCAATTGGGAGGGGCATGAAAAAGCCCATCAGAATATATGGCAACGACAATTGCATTTGTACGAAGTACCTTTCTATTATATAGAATATGGTATGGCTCAATTGGGAGCAATAGCTATGTGGAGAAGTTACAAACAGCTAGGAAAAACCGCTTTAGATAATTACGATGCAGCTTTAAAATTAGGTTATACTAAATCCATTGGAGAGCTTTACCAAACAGCAGGAATAGAGTTTAATTTCTCACAAGATTATGTCAAAGAGTTAGCCGACTTCATCAAAACAGAGTTGGCTAATATGAACTAA
- a CDS encoding DUF5606 domain-containing protein, translating to MNLEGILSIAGKPGLFKMISQAKNTIVVESLIDKKRMPLYASHQVSALEDIGIYTYSDTVPLSDIFDAIAVKENGGACLSHKSPKDEMFTWMRTVLPEFDEDQVYHSDIKKLAQWYNILHEQGLIELPKKETAKKEVKEDK from the coding sequence ATGAACTTAGAAGGAATTTTATCCATTGCTGGAAAACCAGGTCTTTTCAAGATGATAAGTCAAGCCAAAAACACCATTGTTGTAGAGTCATTAATTGATAAAAAGAGAATGCCACTTTACGCTTCTCATCAAGTTAGTGCTTTAGAAGATATTGGCATATATACCTATTCTGATACTGTGCCATTAAGTGATATTTTTGATGCTATTGCTGTTAAAGAAAACGGAGGAGCTTGTTTAAGCCACAAGTCGCCAAAAGATGAAATGTTTACTTGGATGAGAACCGTTTTACCTGAGTTTGATGAAGACCAAGTTTACCATTCTGATATTAAAAAATTAGCACAGTGGTACAATATCTTACACGAACAAGGATTGATAGAACTGCCAAAAAAAGAAACTGCTAAAAAAGAAGTTAAAGAAGATAAATAA
- a CDS encoding type I restriction enzyme HsdR N-terminal domain-containing protein — MLVNLNLPKYDFKLKRIEGSEYIFDEVRKKYIKLTPEEWVRQHLVHYLCVFKKYPISLMSVEHALVYNGMKKRADIVCFDTSAQPIVIVECKAPSVKISQKVFEQIARYNFDLKVPYLMVSNGLEHYCCQMNYDTASFDFLKEIPEYQN, encoded by the coding sequence ATGCTAGTTAATTTAAACCTGCCAAAATACGACTTCAAACTTAAACGGATTGAAGGTTCCGAATATATTTTTGATGAAGTTAGGAAAAAATACATCAAACTGACACCTGAGGAGTGGGTAAGACAACATTTGGTGCATTACCTCTGTGTCTTTAAAAAATACCCAATATCTTTGATGTCTGTAGAACATGCATTGGTGTATAATGGCATGAAAAAACGAGCCGACATTGTATGTTTTGATACCTCAGCTCAGCCCATAGTTATAGTAGAATGTAAAGCTCCTAGTGTCAAGATTAGCCAAAAAGTTTTTGAGCAAATAGCACGTTATAATTTTGATTTAAAAGTACCCTATTTGATGGTTTCCAATGGCTTAGAGCACTATTGCTGTCAAATGAATTATGACACAGCTTCTTTTGATTTTTTAAAGGAAATTCCAGAATATCAAAATTAG
- the holA gene encoding DNA polymerase III subunit delta yields the protein MNFEAILSDLKAKKYQPVYFLMGEESYYIDYISDYISSEVLNDTEKEFNQTVLYAKDIDVQTVISTAKQFPFMGERMVVIVKEAQQLKKIEEIENYLNSPQESTVLVFCHKYKSLDKRKSIYKTLSKKAVLFESKKLYDNQVPAWVANYLSSKQYKIGHKASHLIAEYLGNDLNKISNELDKLMIITPPNSEITSESIEVNIGISKDYNNFELTNALAKKDILKSNRIANFFAQNPKDNPLVVSVGVIFNFFQKVLLYHTLTDKSSNNTARVLKVNPYFIKDYQMAAMNYSKRKSMEIIGLCRTYDMKSKGVDNHSINDGELLKEFLFKILH from the coding sequence ATGAATTTTGAAGCAATCCTATCGGACTTAAAAGCAAAAAAATATCAGCCCGTGTATTTTTTAATGGGTGAAGAAAGCTATTACATAGACTACATCAGTGATTATATCAGTAGCGAAGTACTTAACGATACAGAAAAAGAATTTAATCAAACGGTATTGTATGCTAAAGATATTGATGTTCAAACCGTAATTTCTACTGCCAAACAATTTCCATTTATGGGTGAGCGTATGGTAGTTATTGTCAAAGAAGCTCAACAGCTCAAAAAAATAGAAGAGATAGAGAACTACCTCAACAGTCCTCAAGAATCAACCGTTCTTGTTTTTTGCCACAAATACAAATCTCTAGACAAGCGCAAAAGCATTTACAAGACCTTATCCAAAAAAGCAGTCCTTTTTGAAAGCAAAAAATTGTACGACAATCAAGTTCCAGCGTGGGTAGCAAACTACCTTTCCTCCAAGCAATATAAAATTGGACACAAGGCTTCTCACCTTATCGCTGAATATTTGGGAAACGATTTGAATAAAATCAGCAACGAACTGGATAAACTGATGATTATTACACCACCCAATAGTGAGATTACGTCAGAAAGTATTGAGGTAAATATCGGCATCAGTAAAGACTACAACAATTTTGAATTGACAAATGCTCTAGCAAAAAAGGATATTCTAAAATCTAATCGCATTGCCAACTTTTTTGCTCAAAACCCCAAAGACAATCCCTTGGTTGTTAGCGTTGGCGTTATTTTTAATTTCTTCCAAAAAGTATTGTTGTACCATACTCTGACAGACAAGTCGAGCAATAATACGGCACGAGTGCTGAAAGTAAATCCTTACTTCATTAAAGATTATCAAATGGCAGCCATGAATTATAGCAAAAGAAAGTCCATGGAAATAATTGGACTGTGCAGAACGTACGACATGAAATCTAAAGGCGTAGATAATCATTCCATAAATGACGGCGAATTGTTAAAAGAATTTTTGTTCAAAATTCTACATTAA
- a CDS encoding TonB-dependent receptor, with product MKTKLTFLLLLFAQLTLFAQKGSVRGFVYDKENGEPIMFCNVILEGKSIGASTDVNGFFNITNVPLGNHTLFVTYVGYDTLRQAINIKDNQILNQKLEISPSSVQIKTVTVSADKLEMKTEVKVSVTKITPKDIKLIPAIGGEPDLAQYLQVLPGVVFTGDQGGQLYIRGGSPIQNKVLLDGMIVYNPFHSIGLFSVFDTDLIRNADIYTGGFGAQYGGRISSIMDITTKDGNKNRLAGKVSTNSFGSKLMLEGPFFKKGGNASFILSAKTSYLDKSSKLLYTYIDTAGLPYSYTDLYGKISVNSSSGSKWSMFGYNYRDKVSYRDVSNLGWNSGGIGSSFILVPSGTSTIIEGTFAYSSYLIRLEEAVLNPRQSGVNGFNLGLNFTSFNNENELQYGLEVLGYQTDFDFTNATGLKTEQKENSTELSGFLRYKIKTQKLILDPGVRIYKYNSLGATFEPRLGAKFLATDNLRLKLAAGRYSQNLVSTNSDQDVVNLFYGFLSAPDNLPDEFKGEEVVNGLQLANHLILGVEYDISSKIDFNLEGYIKDFTQLTNINKEKITLSDPDFIIEQGLAKGVDVVLKYNDPKFYFWLVYSLGHITRTGENIEYNPHFDRRHNLNLVSTYKFGAENNWSLDARWNIGSGFPFTQTQGFYPSLDFSDGINTNYTSESGELGIIYAGLNQGRLPWYHRLDIALKKQQKLSKYSTFEWNVGVTNVYNRENIFYFNRIEYKRVNQLPFMPSVGLSLTF from the coding sequence ATGAAAACTAAACTAACTTTTCTACTATTACTTTTTGCTCAACTTACGCTTTTTGCTCAAAAAGGGAGTGTTAGAGGCTTCGTATATGACAAAGAAAACGGAGAGCCCATTATGTTCTGTAATGTAATTTTAGAAGGTAAGTCGATAGGAGCATCTACGGACGTTAATGGTTTTTTTAATATCACCAATGTACCCTTAGGAAATCACACTTTATTCGTGACCTATGTAGGTTACGACACCCTACGTCAAGCAATCAACATAAAAGATAATCAAATACTTAACCAAAAGTTAGAAATTTCACCGTCATCGGTACAGATAAAAACCGTCACCGTATCTGCCGATAAACTAGAAATGAAAACTGAAGTCAAGGTATCAGTCACCAAGATTACCCCAAAAGATATTAAGTTAATTCCTGCAATTGGAGGCGAACCCGATTTGGCCCAATACTTACAGGTATTACCTGGAGTGGTATTTACTGGCGACCAAGGAGGACAACTATACATCAGAGGAGGTTCTCCCATACAAAACAAGGTTTTACTTGATGGTATGATTGTTTACAATCCCTTTCACTCTATTGGTTTATTCTCCGTGTTTGATACAGATTTAATACGAAATGCTGACATATATACTGGAGGCTTTGGAGCACAATATGGTGGACGTATTTCTTCCATTATGGATATCACTACCAAAGACGGTAATAAAAATAGATTGGCTGGAAAAGTATCAACCAATAGCTTTGGTAGTAAGCTAATGCTAGAAGGTCCATTCTTTAAAAAAGGTGGCAATGCATCTTTCATACTTTCAGCCAAAACATCTTATCTTGATAAAAGCTCAAAACTACTTTACACCTATATAGATACGGCTGGTTTGCCATACAGTTATACCGATTTGTACGGTAAAATTTCTGTCAATAGTAGTAGCGGAAGTAAATGGAGCATGTTTGGCTATAACTACAGAGACAAAGTAAGTTATAGAGACGTATCCAATTTAGGTTGGAATTCAGGGGGTATCGGTAGCAGCTTTATACTTGTACCCTCAGGAACTTCAACAATAATAGAAGGTACATTTGCTTATTCTTCTTATCTCATTCGTCTGGAAGAAGCCGTATTAAACCCTAGACAAAGTGGCGTTAATGGCTTTAACTTAGGGTTGAACTTTACGAGCTTTAATAACGAAAATGAATTGCAATATGGACTTGAAGTTTTAGGCTATCAAACTGATTTTGACTTCACCAATGCTACAGGTTTAAAAACAGAGCAAAAAGAAAATTCAACTGAGCTATCGGGTTTTCTAAGATATAAAATCAAAACCCAAAAGCTCATCCTAGATCCTGGGGTTAGAATTTACAAATACAATTCTTTAGGTGCTACATTTGAACCTAGACTAGGCGCAAAATTTCTAGCTACTGACAATCTGCGTTTAAAATTAGCGGCAGGAAGATATTCTCAAAATTTAGTGAGCACCAACTCGGACCAAGATGTAGTGAACTTATTTTATGGTTTCCTTTCTGCCCCAGACAATTTACCCGATGAATTTAAAGGCGAAGAAGTCGTCAATGGATTACAATTGGCGAACCACCTAATTCTTGGCGTAGAATATGATATCTCATCAAAGATTGACTTCAACCTAGAAGGCTATATCAAAGACTTTACCCAACTGACGAACATCAACAAAGAAAAAATTACCCTATCTGACCCAGACTTTATTATAGAACAAGGATTAGCAAAAGGGGTTGATGTAGTACTAAAATATAACGACCCTAAATTCTATTTTTGGTTGGTTTACTCCCTTGGTCATATCACTAGAACAGGAGAAAATATAGAATACAACCCCCATTTCGACAGAAGACACAACCTAAACTTAGTCAGCACTTATAAGTTTGGTGCAGAAAACAATTGGAGTTTAGATGCCCGTTGGAATATCGGTTCAGGCTTTCCTTTTACCCAAACACAAGGCTTCTACCCCTCACTTGACTTTTCTGATGGCATTAATACCAACTACACATCAGAGAGTGGCGAATTAGGAATTATCTATGCTGGACTAAATCAAGGCAGATTACCTTGGTATCATCGCTTGGATATTGCATTAAAGAAACAACAGAAATTGAGTAAATACTCTACTTTCGAATGGAATGTTGGGGTTACTAATGTGTACAACAGAGAAAATATATTTTATTTCAACAGAATAGAATATAAGCGAGTTAACCAATTACCATTTATGCCTAGTGTAGGTTTGAGTTTAACTTTTTAG
- a CDS encoding CTP synthase — protein sequence MSKSSPTKYIFVTGGVTSSLGKGIVSASLGKLLEARGYSVTIQKLDPYINVDPGTMNPYEHGECFVTDDGAETDLDLGHYERFLSTTTSQANNVTTGRIYQSVIDKERRGDYLGKTVQVIPHITNEIKEHIQILGETGQYDIVITEIGGTVGDIESLPFIEAVRQLRWEMESNAINIHLTLVPYLSAAGELKTKPTQNSVKKLRELGLQPDILVCRTEHHLGSEIKRKIAQFCNVERDAVIESMDAESIYHVPLLMQSEMLDKVALRKLGLKDETNVSLHFWNDFLTRLKNPNSEVKIAVIGKYVELQDAYKSIAEAFTHSGAANQCKVKVSWLQSEDINPSNAKEKLEQYDGILVAPGFGDRGIEGKIEAIKYARTEKVPFLGICLGMQCAVIEYARNVLNLADAHTTEINPNTSNPVIDLMDHQKKVTDKGGTMRLGAYSCQVEEDSKAFECYQKINIKERHRHRYEFNNDYKEKLESAGMKTTGLNPESNLVEIIEVAEHPWFVGVQFHPEYKSTVASPQPLFVGFIGAAITYSKHH from the coding sequence ATGAGTAAATCCTCCCCAACTAAGTATATTTTTGTTACAGGGGGAGTTACCTCTTCACTCGGAAAAGGAATTGTATCTGCCTCTCTAGGAAAATTATTAGAAGCCAGAGGTTATTCAGTAACTATTCAAAAACTAGACCCTTATATCAATGTAGATCCAGGCACTATGAATCCGTACGAGCATGGAGAATGTTTTGTAACAGATGACGGTGCAGAAACAGACTTAGATTTAGGTCATTATGAAAGATTTTTATCCACTACCACTTCTCAAGCCAATAACGTAACTACGGGAAGAATTTACCAATCTGTTATCGATAAAGAAAGACGAGGCGATTACTTAGGTAAAACCGTTCAAGTTATACCTCACATCACTAACGAGATAAAAGAACACATTCAAATTCTTGGTGAAACCGGTCAGTATGATATAGTCATCACAGAAATTGGCGGTACAGTAGGAGATATAGAGTCTTTACCATTTATAGAAGCCGTACGACAGTTAAGGTGGGAAATGGAATCTAATGCCATTAACATTCATTTGACCTTAGTACCATACCTTTCGGCAGCTGGAGAACTAAAAACAAAGCCTACTCAAAACTCAGTAAAAAAGCTAAGAGAATTGGGACTTCAACCCGACATTTTAGTTTGCCGTACTGAACACCACTTAGGCTCTGAAATTAAAAGAAAAATAGCCCAATTCTGTAATGTAGAAAGAGATGCAGTTATTGAGTCTATGGACGCTGAAAGCATATATCATGTGCCTTTACTTATGCAATCAGAAATGCTAGATAAAGTAGCACTAAGAAAGCTAGGGCTAAAAGACGAAACCAATGTTTCTTTACACTTCTGGAACGACTTTTTAACACGACTAAAAAATCCTAATTCAGAAGTGAAAATTGCTGTTATAGGCAAATATGTCGAACTTCAAGACGCTTACAAATCCATTGCCGAGGCATTCACTCATAGTGGAGCTGCTAATCAGTGTAAAGTCAAGGTATCTTGGTTACAATCCGAAGATATTAATCCCTCTAATGCTAAAGAAAAACTAGAGCAATATGATGGAATATTAGTAGCACCAGGTTTTGGCGATAGGGGTATTGAAGGAAAAATTGAGGCTATTAAATATGCTAGGACTGAAAAAGTGCCATTCTTAGGTATTTGTCTAGGAATGCAATGCGCAGTAATAGAATATGCTAGAAACGTACTGAATTTAGCAGATGCTCATACCACAGAAATTAACCCCAATACATCAAACCCTGTTATTGATTTGATGGATCATCAAAAAAAGGTGACCGATAAAGGAGGCACTATGCGTTTGGGGGCTTATTCATGTCAAGTTGAGGAAGACTCAAAAGCTTTTGAGTGTTATCAAAAAATAAATATCAAAGAACGACACAGGCATCGTTATGAATTCAATAACGATTATAAAGAAAAACTTGAGTCGGCAGGTATGAAAACTACTGGATTAAATCCTGAATCTAATCTTGTTGAAATTATAGAAGTTGCTGAACACCCATGGTTTGTTGGTGTCCAATTTCACCCAGAATACAAGAGTACCGTAGCAAGTCCACAACCCCTATTCGTAGGATTTATCGGTGCAGCAATAACCTATTCAAAACATCACTAA